In one Uranotaenia lowii strain MFRU-FL unplaced genomic scaffold, ASM2978415v1 HiC_scaffold_13, whole genome shotgun sequence genomic region, the following are encoded:
- the LOC129759246 gene encoding uncharacterized protein LOC129759246, with product MESNVDSHRLKICKRYFWTDSSVVISWLHADPRKYRQYVGFRVGEILSKTQVDEWRWIASKLNVADAATKWGSGPNLDPDNQWFKGPEFLYLPESEWPSRKLNLPEPTEEVKKVCVHREIDQPLIPYTTFSQFDKLVKHIAYLFHFYHRCRTKNRTESTILSVSLEQKDFESAEVSLWKMVQEQEFGDELMILRKNMYLPFEKRKRLLRSSPILKLNPILDPEGILRAESRIGSDALYYPYNFRNPIILPKSHHVTELLLMKYHQRFGHANSQTVLNEIQQKFYVQNLRTLVKSVVRKCMWCRVYRAKPASCTKNGPATSPPNSSILVKRGRSNVKRWVCLFTCLTVRAIHLEVAHSLSTESCIRAIRRFVAKRGPPQHIFSDNGTNFRGAANELAMQMKAINKEAARTFTNAETEWHFNPPSTPHMGGVWERKVRSVKDAFKVVAPRNRLDDEELLTFLAEVEIIVNSHPLTFVPLDSPNDPVLTPNCFLLMTSSGSCAPKVEIGSTSNLKANWRTMEEILNQFWKRWIEGYLPTIARRTKWYHDVRPLQEGDLVVIVDETVRNGWLRGRVSRSYPGSDGQVRRVDVETSSGVLQRGVAKVALLDLDVTGKTY from the exons ATGGAGTCCAATGTAGACAGTCACCGGTTGAAGATATGCAAGCGATATTTTTGGACCGATTCATCCGTAGTGATTTCGTGGCTTCATGCCGACCCACGAAAGTACCGGCAGTATGTAGGATTCAGAGTTGGTGAAATCTTATCGAAAACTCAAGTCGACGAGTGGCGCTGGATAGCGTCAAAGCTGAACGTTGCGGATGCTGCGACAAAGTGGGGCAGTGGTCCCAATCTCGATCCGGACAACCAGTGGTTCAAAGGGCCCGAATTTTTATACCTACCAGAATCCGAATGGCCGTCACGTAAGTTGAATCTGCCGGAACCAACCGAAGAGGTTAAGAAGGTATGTGTGCATCGAGAAATAGATCAACCCCTTATCCCATACACTACCTTCTCACAATTCGACAAGCTCGTCAAGCACATAGcctatttgtttcatttttaccaTCGCTGTCGAACCAAAAATAGAACTGAGAGTACCATACTATCTGTATCGCTCGAGCAAAAGGATTTCGAGTCAGCTGAGGTTTCCTTgtggaaaatggttcaagaaCAAGAATTCGGCGATGAACTCATGATTTTGCGAAAGAACATGTATCTTCCTTTTGAGAAGCGCAAACGATTGTTGAGATCAAGTCCTATTTTAAAACTCAACCCGATCCTAGACCCAGAAGGTATTTTGAGAGCCGAAAGCAGAATTGGTTCGGACGCGCTCTACTATCCGTACAACTTTCGTAATCCGATAATTTTGCCGAAGAGCCACCATGTTACGGAGCTACTTCTGATGAAGTATCATCAACGCTTCGGACATGCCAATTCACAAACAGTCCTGAATGAAATACAACAAAAGTTCTATGTGCAAAACCTTCGTACTCTTGTGAAATCCGTGGTCAGAAAATGTATGTGGTGCAGAGTTTATCGGGCCAAGCCAGCCAGCTGTACCAAAAATGGCCCCGCTACCTCACCCCCGAATTCGTCCATAT TAGTCAAGCGTGGTCGTAGTAATGTCAAACGTTGGGTGTGTCTGTTCACGTGCTTGACAGTACGCGCCATCCATTTAGAAGTCGCTCACTCATTGTCAACCGAATCGTGCATCCGAGCCATTCGTCGCTTCGTCGCCAAGAGAGGACCGCCACAGCATATCTTTAGCGACAATGGCACGAATTTTCGAGGTGCTGCCAACGAGCTCGCAATGCAGATGAAAGCCATCAATAAGGAGGCCGCCAGAACGTTCACCAACGCAGAAACCGAGTGGCACTTCAACCCGCCTTCCACCCCCCACATGGGTGGGGTGTGGGAAAGAAAAGTCCGTTCAGTGAAGGATGCCTTTAAGGTAGTTGCACCACGGAATCGATTAGACGACGAAGAACTCTTAACGTTTCTGGCTGAGGTCGAGATCATCGTCAATTCGCATCCTCTTACATTTGTGCCACTGGACTCTCCGAATGATCCTGTACTTACTCCTAATTGTTTCCTGCTTATGACATCGAGTGGTTCCTGTGCACCGAAGGTGGAAATTGGTTCGACGAGTAACCTGAAAGCTAATTGGAGAACGatggaagaaattttaaatcaattttggaaACGCTGGATCGAGGGCTATCTACCAACAATAGCAAGGCGGACCAAATGGTACCATGATGTTCGACCGTTGCAGGAAGGAGACCTTGTTGTAATCGTGGACGAGACCGTGAGGAACGGATGGTTACGAGGGCGTGTAAGCCGTTCTTATCCAGGATCTGATGGGCAAGTTAGGAGAGTAGACGTAGAAACTAGCTCAGGTGTATTACAGCGAGGAGTTGCCAAGGTAGCACTGTTAGATCTAGATGTGACAGGTAAAACCTACTAG